GGCGGACAGCTCGCGGTCGGGCAGGGTATCGAGCGTCGCGGTATCGGCGATCACCGCGCGCGGCTGGTGGAAGGCGCCGATCATGTTCTTGCCCAGCGGGTGATTGACGCCGGTCTTGCCGCCGACCGATGAATCGACCTGCGAGAGCAAGGTGGTGGGTACCTGGATGAAGTCCACGCCGCGCTGGTAGGTGGCCGCGGCGAAGCCGGTCATGTCGCCCACCACGCCGCCACCGAGGGCGACCAGGGTGCAGCTGCGGTCGAACCGGGCCTCGAGCAGGGCGGTATAGATGCGATCGAGGATATCGAGGTTCTTGTACTGCTCGCCGTCGGGCAGGATGACCGTGGCCGTCTGGAAACCTGCGAGCGCCGGCATCAGGCGCTCCAGGTAGAAGGGCGCAACCGTCTCGTTGCTGACCACCATGACCTGGCGCCCACGAACATGGGGCGCCAGGTAGCGCGGATCGCCGATCAGGCCCTCACCGATATGGATGGGGTAGGCGCGCTCGCCCAGATCGACTTGCAGGTTGCGTACGGCCGACATGCTCGTCAAGGCTCTCCTCGGTGAAGCCACCTGGCGGCTCAGGTCACCAGATCGATGATCTCACGGGCGACCGCCCCCGCCGAACGGCCCTCGGTGGACACCGTATAGTCGGCGGTCTCCCGGTACAGGGGTTCGCGTTCGGCCATCAGTTCGCGCAAGCGACCCAGCGGATCCTCGGTCTGGATCAGGGGGCGCTTGCGATCACGATAGGTACGGTCGTACTGCTGTTCGGGCGAGCAGGCCAGATAGACCACGATGCCCCGCGCCGACAGGCGGTCGCGGTTGGCGGGCCGCAGCACTGCGCCGCCACCCGTGGCCAGCACCTGCTGGTCGATACGGGTGAGATCATCGATCACCCGTTGTTCGCGGTCGCGAAAACCTTCCTCGCCCTCGTATTCGAAGATGGTCGGGATATCCACGCCGGTACGGCGCTGGATCTCCTGATCGGTGTCCACGAAGTTCAGACCGAGCTGCGAGGCCAGGGTCTTGCCAACGGTGGTCTTGCCCGCCCCCATGGGGCCGATGAGAAAGATACGGTTCGGTTTTGCCATCCGACAGATATGCCAGAAACGGGCCGCGCAGGCAAGCGGCAAGCCGCCTGCCCGGCCCATCGAAAGGTGGGAATCAACGCAATGAAAGCGTGTCCTTGAGAATGCGCGGGGTGACAAAGATCAGCAGTTCGTTGTTCTGATCCTTCACCTGCTCCTGCTTGAAAGCCCAACCCACGTAGGGCAGGTCGCCGAAGAAGGGCACCCGGCCGATGTTGCGCGACTTGGTACGTTCGAACACGCCGCCGAGTACCACGGTCTCGCCGTTGTCGACCAGCACCGAGGTCTCCAGGGCCCGGGTGTCCACCGGCGGTACGCCCAGTACCGAGCGGGTGAAGTCCGGGTTGTCCTTGTTGACCTTGAGATCCATGATCACCCGGTCGTCCGGGGTAATGTGCGGGGTGACCTCGAGCTGCAACACGGCTTCCTTGAACGCCACGGCGGTCGCGCCGCTGGAAGTCGCCTGCTGGTAAGGGATCTCGACACCCTGCTTGATGACTGCCTTGTTCTGATCGGAGGTGATCACCCGCGGGCTGGAGATGATCTCACCCTTGCCCTCCTGCTGCATGGCGTTGAGCTCCAGGCGCAACAGGTGCGAACCGATCTTGCCCAGCACGAAGTTGATGGCGCCGCCGCTGCCCGCCGCCAGGGTCTGCGGCAGATTGACCAGCAGGTTCTCGTTGGTTCCGCCGGTCGAAATGATCGGCGTCCCTGTGATCGCCGTGGCGTCCAGGTCGCCCGCCAGGCCACCGCCAATCACCAGGGTGTTGTCGGTGGTACTGAGTTGGTTACGTCCGCTCAGGCCCAGCTTGACCCCCAGGTCCTTGGCGAAGTCGTTGTTGGCGATGACGATACGCGACTCGATCAACACCTGGCGCACCGGCACGTCGAGGTTGCCGATGAGCTCGCGGATCTCGCTGATCTTGGCCGCGGTGTCCTGCACCAGCAGCGAGTTGGTGCGCTCGTCGATGGTGACGTTGCCCCGCTCGGAGAGCAGCTTGTTTTCCTTGGACTTGAGCAGTGCGGCCAGGTCGGCGGCCTTGGCGTAGTTGATCTGGATGAGCTCGGAGCGCAGGGGAGCGAGCTCCTCGATCTGCTTCTGCGATTCGAGTTCCAGCTTCTCGCGCGCCGCGATCTCCTCGGTGGGTGCGACCAGGATGACGTTGTCGTTGCGGCGCATGGACAAACCCTTGGTCTTGAGGATGATGTCCATGGCCTGGTCCCAGGGCACGTTCTTCAGGCGCAGGGTGATACGACCGCCGACGCTGTCGCTGACCACCATGTTCAGGCCGGTGAAGTCGGCCAGCAGTTGCAGCACCGAACGCACCTCGATGTCCTGGAAGTTGAGCGACAGGCGCTCTCCCTCGTACACCTTGTGGCGCGCGCGACGCTCCTCGACCTCGGCCCGGGTCAACGCGCGGAACTCGACCGTGTAGGTGTCTTCAGCCTGGTAGGCCAGGTGTTCGAACTCACCCTGGGTGGCAATCACCAGCCGGGTGTTCTTGCCCTGCGGGCGGGCCACCACCTCGGTGACCGGGGTGGCGAAATCCCTCACGTCGAACACCCGGGCCAGTTCGGCCGGCAGGCGGGTACCCAGCAGGTCGAGCACGATCTTCTGGCCCTCCTGGCGCATGTCCACCACGATGGAGGGGTCGCTCAGCTTGATCTGGACCTTGCCCTCGCCCTCGGGGCCGCGTCGGAAATCGATGTTGAGAACCTGGGCGCCCCCGGCGGCCCTGGCTTGGCCGGCTGCGCTCGCAGTACCGTGATCCGTGGCCTTCATGGTGGCCACACCGCCGGAACCGCCGATATCGACCAGCAGGCGGTTGCCCTCGGAACGGATCTGGTGCGGTACCGACTCGACCAGGTTGACCACCACCCGGGTGCGATCGGCGGCCTCGATGGCAGCCACACTGCGTGCGACTCCGACGCCGATGGGCATCACCTTGCGCTTGAGCAGACTCCTGGTATTGGGCAGGTCGATGGCGATGCGCGCCGGGTTGTCGGTGGCAAAGGAAGGCGGTGCGGCAATGGGCTCGGCCAGGGTCATGACCACCTGGACCCGATTGCCCGGCAGGGTCACGAAACTGATGTCGCGGAGCTCGTTGGCCCAGAGTGCGCCCGACCAGCCTGCCAAGACGATGGTCAGCATACGACGTGTCTGTTGCGTGATGGATGGCATGAAACTCTCCTGATTACCCGCCTTCGACGACGAGGCTGACCGCAGCCTCGCGCTCCTGATATCCGGAACCGCTCTTTATCAGTTCCACCAGCTTTATCTTGTCTTCCGTGATCTCGACGATACGACCGTAGTTCTTGGCCATGTGATTGCCCGTGGTCACCCGGTGGATGGTTCCGTCGCTGGTCTTGACCAGTGCCCAGGTACGCCCCTCCTTTTCGAGGGTGCCCACCATGCGCAGACTGTCGAGCGGATAGGCCTCCAGCTCTTCCTTGCGCCGATTGAAGTCGGGGCGAATGCCGCTGTCGGCCACCGCCTCGGCCTCTTCCTCGGGATTGGTGTCCGGGGTGAAGGGGTCACGACGATCACCCGCGACGTAGAGATAGGTCTCGACCTCGGCCGGTTGCGGCGGCGGACTGATGCCGCTCGGCGGCCGCGCCTTGACCTCGGCCACATAGGCCTCGAGATCGGACAAGTCCCGGTTCGTGCAACCGGCGAGCAGACCTACCGAGATGAAAATTGCCAGCCAGCGCATCAACTGCCCTCCTCTTCATCCAGGTAGCGGTAGGTCTTGGCGGTGGCCTCGAGGATCAGCGGCTGCTTGCCCGGCTCTCCCTTCTTGTTGCCCGCACGGCGGATACTGAAGTTGTGCAAGGTCACGATGCGCGGCAGGGACACCAGGCCGCTGACGAAATCGCCAAACTCGTGATAACGGCCGCGCACCCGCAGCTTGATCGGCAGCTCGGCGTAGAACTCCTTGGGGATCTCGTTTTGCGGCTGGAACAACTCGAATTCGAGGCCGGCCGCCAACCCGGTCTGCGAGACATCGACCAGCAGGCCGGCAACCTCGGTCTTGTTGGGCAACTGGCGCAGCATGGCACCGAAGGATTCCTGCATCTCGGCCAGCTGGGCCTTGTAGGCATCCAGGTTGACGGCCTTGGCCTGCTTGATCTCGAACTGCTGGCGCAGTTCCTGCTCGGTCTGCTTGTGCCGGTCGAGTTGCAGGTACTGGTCCTCGATGTCGAAGAAATACCAGCCGAACGCGATCAGCGCACACAGCAGCAGGATCGTGATCGCCTTGACCAGGAGCGGCCACTCGCCGATGTTGCTGAAATCCAGTTCGTTGAGCTCGTCGAGCGTGATGACTTGTCGCCCTCCGCCTTGGGCACCACCTGCTGCATGGTCAGCGAGAATTCCGCCGCGCCCTGCTTACCGCCCTTCTGCTGAATGATGCGCAGCACCGGCTTGTCCAGCCAGGGGCTGGCCTCGATGTTGCGCATGTAGGCCGAGATCCGGGCATTGGATTCGGCCTTGCCCTGCACCGTGATGATCTTGCCGCGCTGCACCACGGAATCGAGATAGACGCCGTCGGGCAGCGTCGTGACCAGCTCGTCGAACAGGTGGACCACCAGCGGGCGCTGGCTCTGCAGACTGGCCACCACCTTCATGCGGGCGATCAGCTGCTTGCGGGTCTTCTCGAGATCACGGATCTCCCGGATCTGCTTGTTGACCCGGGCGATCTCCTGGCGCAGGTAGTTGTTGCGCTGTTCCTGGTATTCGATCAGCCCCTCGTTGTAACGATGCCAGAAGAACAGGCCGGCAGCGGTGACCAGGACGGCCAGCAATACGGCCATGCCGAACTCGCGCTTGCGCTGGGCCCGCAGTTTCTCGCGCCAGGGGAGCAGGTTGATATTCGCCATCAGTCGAAGCTCCTCAGGGCAAGGCCACAGGCGATCATCATCGCGGGGGCATCGTTACTGAGGGCCTGCGGCTTGACCCGGGGGCCCACCGACATGTTGGCCAGGGGATTGGCAATCATGGTCTCTATGCCCAGTCGTTCCTGCACCAGGTCCTCGATGCCGGCCACCGAGGCACAGCCACCTGCCAGCACGATCAGGTCCACGGCATTGTGGTTGCTGGCCGAATAGAAGAACTGGATGGAACGATTGACCTGCTGCACCATGGCCTCGCGGAAGGGTTCGAGTACCTCCGGGATGTAGTTGTCGGGCAGGCCGCCCTGGCGCTTGGCCATGCCAGCTTCTTCCATCGACAGGCCGTAGCGGCGCTGGATCTCCTCGGTGAGCTGACGTCCACCGAAGTTCTGTTCACGGGTGTAGATGACGCGATTGTCGTAGAGCACATCGAGGGTGGTCGTGGTGGCGCCGATGTCCGCCACCGCCACCACCAGGTCTTCGCCACCGTTGGGCCACTGGTCGGCGAGCTGGCCGCAGGCCCGCTCCATGGCATAGGCCTCGACGTCCACCACTTCGCAGATCAGCCCGGCCAGGTCCAGCGCCTCGACCCGGGCATCGACGTTCTCGCTGCGCGAGGCGGCCAGCAGCACATCGACCATCTCGGGGCTCTTCTCCGAGGGCCCGAGGATCTGGAAGTCGATGTTCACTTCCTCGAGCGGGTAGGGGATGTGCTGATCGGCCTCGAGTTCGATCTGGGTCTCCATCTCGCGCTCGGACATGGAGGCCGGCAGGGTGATGACCTTGGTGATGACCGCCGAACCGGAAACCGCGACCGCCGCATGCCGGGTGCGAGTGCCGGCCCGCTTGAGCGTCTTGCGGATGGTTTCGCCCACGGCCTCGACATCCGCGATGTTCTTTTCCACCACGGCGGAGGGGGGTAGCGGCTCCACGGCATAGCTCTCGACGCGGTAACGCACACCTCCACGCCCGCTGTGCTGACTGAGTTCCAGCAACTTGACGGCCGTGGAGCTGATATCCAGCCCCAGCATGAGAGGCTTCTTTCTGGAGAACAGTCCCATCAGTAGTTGTTCCAGCGTCCTTTGGATGACCCGCCGGGCCTATGTGGGCCAGTGTAGCGGCTCTTCGGAGGATTTTCTTTAAAAATTTGGCTTAAGCTTAAGTATATAGCTTAAAGCCAGTTTTTTGTGAAATGGTGCCGGCTTTTCACTTTCAGCAACCAACGTTGCGCTTGTCTCCCGCTCACGACAACGCCTGGCAACGAGGCAATGTTAATATACCGCCCCCATCCTGCCCGGCTTTCATCCTGATCTGTGACCAAACGCATGTCCTGGCTGAAGAAACTGCTCAAGTACGGCCTTGTCCTGTCGCTCGTCGGTGCCATTACCGGCGCGATCGCCGTGTTCGCGGCCTACCGCTATATCGAGCCGGACCTTCCGGACATCGAGGCACTGCGCGAGGTCAGGCTGCAGGTGCCGCTGCGCGTGTACAGCGCCGACGGCCAGCTGATTGCCGAGTTCGGCGAGAAGCGACGCACCCCGGTGCGCTACGAGCAACTGCCCACGCGGCTGGTGCAGGCGATCACCGCCGCCGAGGACGCTGCCTTCTTCAGCCACCCTGGCGTGGATCCACGCGGCCTGCTGCGCGCCGGCATCAAGCTGATCCTCACCGGCAAGCGCGCCCAGGGCGGCAGTACCATCACCATGCAGGTGGCGCGCAACTTCTACCTGTCGCGCAAGAAGACCTATCTGCGCAAGCTCTACGAGATCTTCCTCGCCCTGCGTATCGAGCAGGAGCTGAGCAAGGAAGAGATTCTCGAGCTGTATCTCAACAAGATCTATCTCGGCCACCGCGCCTACGGGGTGGCCGCCGCCGCCCAGGTGTACTACGGCAAGCACCTCGACGAGCTGACCCTGCCCGAGATCGCCATGATCGCCGGACTGCCCAAGGCTCCCTCGGCCTACAACCCGTTGTCCAACCCACCGCGTGCACTGACCCGCCGCAACTATGTACTCGGCCGCATGCGCGAACTGGGCTACATCACCGAGCAGGAATACACCGAAGCGGTGAACGCACCGATCACCGCCCGGCGCTATGCCCCGGACATCCAGGTCGAGACTCCCTACGTGGCCGAACTGGTCCGCGCACGCATGGTCGAGCGCTTCGGCGATGCCGCCTACACCAGCGGCATCGAAGTCCACACCACCCTGTCCGCCAAGGCCCAGGCCGCCGCCAACCGCGCCCTGCGGCGCGCCCTGCACGCCTATACCGAACGCCACGGCTACCGTGGCCCGCTGGCGCACGTCGATGCGGTTCCCGATGAACCCGAGGCACGCGATGTCCTGCTCGCCGAGCAGCCGCATGTCGGCGAGGCCCGGCCGGCACTGGTGGTGGCCGTGGAGAAGCGCCACGCCGCCCTGTACCTGGAAGGCGGCGAGGAGATCGAACTGCCCTGGCAGGGCATGGACTGGGCACGCCGCAAGCTCGGGAAACAGCGCCTCGGCAAGCCCCCGCGCAAGGCGGCCGAGGTCGTTACAGCCGGTGACATCGTGCTGGTGCGCCCGGCGCGCGACCGCAAGGGCAAGCCCTACTGGCGCCTGACCCAGTTCCCCAAGGTCTCCGGCGCACTGATCTCGCTGCGTGCCCGTGATGGCGCCATGCTCGCCCTGGTCGGCGGCTACGACTACTACCGCAGCAAGTTCAATCGCGTCACCCAGGCGAAGCGACAGCCCGGCTCCGGCTTCAAGCCCTTCATCTATTCAGCGGCACTGGAGAAGGGCTTCACCCCGGCAACGCTCATCAACGACGCCCCGGTGGTGTTCGACGACCCGGCCCTGGAGGGTGCCTGGCGACCCGAGAACTACTCCGGAAAGTTCTTCGGACCGACCCGCCTGCGCTGGGCACTGACCAAGTCCCGCAACCTGGTCTCCATCCGCATCCTGCGCAGCATCGGCGTGGACTATGCCCTGCGTTACAGCCGCCGCTTCGGCTTCGACCCCGACCGACTGCCGCACAACCTGTCGCTGGCCCTGGGCAGCGCCAGCGTAACCCCGTTGCAGATGGCGCGCGGCTACGCGGTGCTGGCCAATGGCGGCTTCCTGGTGCAGCCCTACCTGGTGGCGCGCATCGTGCGCAACGGCGAGACGGTGTTCGAGGCACAGCCGCTCGAGGCCTGCCCCGACTGCCCCTACAAGGAGCTGCCCGAACCACTCGACGGCGAGGGCCTGGACCATGCCCCGCGCACCATCACCCCGCAGAACCGTTACCTGATGTACTCCATGATGCAGGACGTGATCCGGCAGGGCACGGCCGTGCGCGCGCGGGTGCTGGGCCGCGAGGACATCGCCGGCAAGACCGGCACCACCAACGACCAGCGTGATGCCTGGTTCAACGGCTACAACCAGTCGATCGTGGCCAATGTCTGGGTCGGTTTCGATGACAATCGCAAGCTCGGTCGCGGCGAGGTAGGCGGCCGCGCGGCCCTGCCGGCCTGGATCGACTACATGCGTGAGGTACTGGCCAACACCCCGGACCGGTCACCCGAGATGCCCGAGGACATGGTGGTGGTACGCATCGACCCCAAGACCGGGCAGCGCGCCCCGGCAGACACGCCGGATGCCATCTTCGAAACCTTCCGCAAGGGCAACGAACCGGAGGAAGCCTCGGCAGACG
The sequence above is a segment of the endosymbiont of unidentified scaly snail isolate Monju genome. Coding sequences within it:
- the aroK gene encoding shikimate kinase AroK; amino-acid sequence: MAKPNRIFLIGPMGAGKTTVGKTLASQLGLNFVDTDQEIQRRTGVDIPTIFEYEGEEGFRDREQRVIDDLTRIDQQVLATGGGAVLRPANRDRLSARGIVVYLACSPEQQYDRTYRDRKRPLIQTEDPLGRLRELMAEREPLYRETADYTVSTEGRSAGAVAREIIDLVT
- the pilQ gene encoding type IV pilus secretin PilQ — its product is MPSITQQTRRMLTIVLAGWSGALWANELRDISFVTLPGNRVQVVMTLAEPIAAPPSFATDNPARIAIDLPNTRSLLKRKVMPIGVGVARSVAAIEAADRTRVVVNLVESVPHQIRSEGNRLLVDIGGSGGVATMKATDHGTASAAGQARAAGGAQVLNIDFRRGPEGEGKVQIKLSDPSIVVDMRQEGQKIVLDLLGTRLPAELARVFDVRDFATPVTEVVARPQGKNTRLVIATQGEFEHLAYQAEDTYTVEFRALTRAEVEERRARHKVYEGERLSLNFQDIEVRSVLQLLADFTGLNMVVSDSVGGRITLRLKNVPWDQAMDIILKTKGLSMRRNDNVILVAPTEEIAAREKLELESQKQIEELAPLRSELIQINYAKAADLAALLKSKENKLLSERGNVTIDERTNSLLVQDTAAKISEIRELIGNLDVPVRQVLIESRIVIANNDFAKDLGVKLGLSGRNQLSTTDNTLVIGGGLAGDLDATAITGTPIISTGGTNENLLVNLPQTLAAGSGGAINFVLGKIGSHLLRLELNAMQQEGKGEIISSPRVITSDQNKAVIKQGVEIPYQQATSSGATAVAFKEAVLQLEVTPHITPDDRVIMDLKVNKDNPDFTRSVLGVPPVDTRALETSVLVDNGETVVLGGVFERTKSRNIGRVPFFGDLPYVGWAFKQEQVKDQNNELLIFVTPRILKDTLSLR
- a CDS encoding pilus assembly protein PilP, which codes for MRWLAIFISVGLLAGCTNRDLSDLEAYVAEVKARPPSGISPPPQPAEVETYLYVAGDRRDPFTPDTNPEEEAEAVADSGIRPDFNRRKEELEAYPLDSLRMVGTLEKEGRTWALVKTSDGTIHRVTTGNHMAKNYGRIVEITEDKIKLVELIKSGSGYQEREAAVSLVVEGG
- a CDS encoding type IV pilus inner membrane component PilO, with translation MTLDELNELDFSNIGEWPLLVKAITILLLCALIAFGWYFFDIEDQYLQLDRHKQTEQELRQQFEIKQAKAVNLDAYKAQLAEMQESFGAMLRQLPNKTEVAGLLVDVSQTGLAAGLEFELFQPQNEIPKEFYAELPIKLRVRGRYHEFGDFVSGLVSLPRIVTLHNFSIRRAGNKKGEPGKQPLILEATAKTYRYLDEEEGS
- a CDS encoding PilN domain-containing protein, producing the protein MANINLLPWREKLRAQRKREFGMAVLLAVLVTAAGLFFWHRYNEGLIEYQEQRNNYLRQEIARVNKQIREIRDLEKTRKQLIARMKVVASLQSQRPLVVHLFDELVTTLPDGVYLDSVVQRGKIITVQGKAESNARISAYMRNIEASPWLDKPVLRIIQQKGGKQGAAEFSLTMQQVVPKAEGDKSSRSTSSTNWISATSASGRSWSRRSRSCCCVR
- a CDS encoding pilus assembly protein PilM; the encoded protein is MMGLFSRKKPLMLGLDISSTAVKLLELSQHSGRGGVRYRVESYAVEPLPPSAVVEKNIADVEAVGETIRKTLKRAGTRTRHAAVAVSGSAVITKVITLPASMSEREMETQIELEADQHIPYPLEEVNIDFQILGPSEKSPEMVDVLLAASRSENVDARVEALDLAGLICEVVDVEAYAMERACGQLADQWPNGGEDLVVAVADIGATTTTLDVLYDNRVIYTREQNFGGRQLTEEIQRRYGLSMEEAGMAKRQGGLPDNYIPEVLEPFREAMVQQVNRSIQFFYSASNHNAVDLIVLAGGCASVAGIEDLVQERLGIETMIANPLANMSVGPRVKPQALSNDAPAMMIACGLALRSFD
- a CDS encoding penicillin-binding protein 1A; its protein translation is MSWLKKLLKYGLVLSLVGAITGAIAVFAAYRYIEPDLPDIEALREVRLQVPLRVYSADGQLIAEFGEKRRTPVRYEQLPTRLVQAITAAEDAAFFSHPGVDPRGLLRAGIKLILTGKRAQGGSTITMQVARNFYLSRKKTYLRKLYEIFLALRIEQELSKEEILELYLNKIYLGHRAYGVAAAAQVYYGKHLDELTLPEIAMIAGLPKAPSAYNPLSNPPRALTRRNYVLGRMRELGYITEQEYTEAVNAPITARRYAPDIQVETPYVAELVRARMVERFGDAAYTSGIEVHTTLSAKAQAAANRALRRALHAYTERHGYRGPLAHVDAVPDEPEARDVLLAEQPHVGEARPALVVAVEKRHAALYLEGGEEIELPWQGMDWARRKLGKQRLGKPPRKAAEVVTAGDIVLVRPARDRKGKPYWRLTQFPKVSGALISLRARDGAMLALVGGYDYYRSKFNRVTQAKRQPGSGFKPFIYSAALEKGFTPATLINDAPVVFDDPALEGAWRPENYSGKFFGPTRLRWALTKSRNLVSIRILRSIGVDYALRYSRRFGFDPDRLPHNLSLALGSASVTPLQMARGYAVLANGGFLVQPYLVARIVRNGETVFEAQPLEACPDCPYKELPEPLDGEGLDHAPRTITPQNRYLMYSMMQDVIRQGTAVRARVLGREDIAGKTGTTNDQRDAWFNGYNQSIVANVWVGFDDNRKLGRGEVGGRAALPAWIDYMREVLANTPDRSPEMPEDMVVVRIDPKTGQRAPADTPDAIFETFRKGNEPEEASADGPLVPGGAGDPAGNTQPLDLF